The genomic interval GGGGACTCTATCCCGGACGCCAGATTTCGCCTTATCGGACCCCGGAGCTTTTCGATGCGGCGCGCATCTCGTTGATACATAGGGGCGATGCCTCGACCGGATGGTCGATGGGCTGGAAAGTCTGCCTGTGGGCCCGCTTCATGGATGGAAATCATGCCTATAAGCTGATTACCGACCAGATATCGCCCGAAGGCGGAGGCCCCGAGTCGGGAGGTACCTATCCGAATCTTTTCGACGCGCACCCGCCGTTCCAGATCGACGGGAATTTCGGGTGCACGGCCGGTATAGCCGAGATGCTGGTCCAAAGCCACGACGGGGCCGTCGAACTTCTGCCCGCTTTGCCCGATGTGTGGCGCACGGGACGCGTGTGCGGACTGCGGGCCCGGGGCGGTTTCGAGATCGTGGAGATGGAGTGGGAGAGCGGTCGTCTGAGGCGGGCGGTAATCCGGTCGTCGGTAGGCGGAAATTTTCGCCTGCGGACCGCGACGGCTCTGAAGTCGTGCAAAGGAACCGATTTCCGGGTTGCCCGAGCGGAGAATCCGAATCCGCTGTTCGCCCTTCAGCCGACCGTGCCGCCTGTGGTGTCGCCCGTTGCCGAGTCGGTTCCGACCGTTCGGCCTGCCAAGTATACGTACGATATGAGTACCGACGCGGGAAAGGAGTATACGCTGCTGTTTTAGCGGAAAGCACGCTTCGGTATCGACGGCTGCTTCCTTGCTTGCAGATTGAGATGTTCTTGCCGGAATTCCGCCTGTTTCGTATAAATGATTCGGCGGGGACCGAGATATGGCTTGAAATTTCTTTCTTCGGTTTTATGTCGGGGAATGTTGCTTCGCCTTTTGTCCCATTTTGCGGGCGCGGCTTTGCTGCCGTGAAATTTCGTGGATAGCGGGTCCGGAGGGGGAACATCGTGAAGAAGAAGGCCGGCGGGCAGATAGGTTGCGATCACCTGTTTTCCGAAATGAATTTCAAGGCCGTGCTACGCATGTCGGCAAGGATATACCTCACATGTGCCAAATGCGTTTGCGCTCGGAATTTCTATATCCGTCGTTCGCGATTTGTGGTCCACAGTCGTGCATTCGGTTAGCCCCTGCCTTGAATTCCTTACGCCGGAGGGAGACTTCATGCCGGAAACATCGAAAACTCGAGGACAGGTATAGTAAAGCGTCACGGTGTGCATAAGGCTTGAAACGAGTTCGGCAATGCTGTTTCGGGGCATCGGCCGATTTCTTTTGGGACCACTTGACGGTGTTTCTTTCCGTCGTGTCGTCTGTCAGGATCTTGCCGTCTCGTTTGTTTGGACGTTCGGAATTCGGAGCAGGCAGGGGCCCTGCAGCTTTTGGCCGATACCGGCTTGGCAGGTCGCAGAAATGTGTAGGGGCGGACAAGGGTTGCTTGCCCGGAAAACGAAAGCCGGCCTTGCGTATGCAAGGCCGGCTTTCTAAAAAGGTCCGGGCGACGGACGCTATGCGTCCATTCTTCCGTGACAATGCTTGTATTTCTTGCCGCTGCCGCACGGGCAGGGATCGTTGCGTCCCACCTTTTTCTCCACATGCACGGGCGAAGGCTTGCCCCGGTCGGCTTGTCCGGCTGCCGCCGCGGCCTCCGAGCGCAGAGTCTGCATGCGCGACATGTCGGTCTTGGGCTGCTGGACGGGCGGCTGCTGGCGCATGGCGCTCTCCGGATTTTCTTTGACCGGGATGAATGCCTTGAACAGCGTCGAGAGCACTTCGCGGTTGCCCTTGTCGAGCATCTTGCTGAACAGGTTGTACGACTCGAACTTATAGATCAGCAGCGGGTCTTTCTGCTCGTAGGAGGCGTTCTGCACGCTTTGGCGCAGATCGTCCATTTCGCGCAGGTGCTCTTTCCAGTTCTCGTCGATGGTGAGCAGCATGACGATCTTGCTGAAGCTCTTGTACACCTCCTTGCTCTGGCTTTCATAGGCTTTCTTCAGATTCACCGGAATCTGGAATACGCGGCGCCCGTCCGAGACAGGCACGTAAATATTCTCGTATTGGGCGGCGTGCTGCTCGTATACGTTTTTGATAACGGGATTGGCCGTCGCCGCGACTGCGCTCATACGGCGGGCGTAAGCCTCCTGAAAGTCCTTGACGAGCATGCCGACGAGCACTTCCTTTTTCACTCCGGTGAACTCGTTCTGGTCGAACGACGGCTGGACGGCCACCTGGCGGATCAGCTCGAACTTGAAGTCTTCGTAGTCGGTGTCGTTGTCGTAATAAGTGTCGACGAACGTTTCTGCGAAATCGACCATGATATTGTTCAGGTCGACCTCGATCCGTTCGCCGTATAGCGCATGGCGCCGACGGGTATATATCACCTCGCGCTGGGAGTTCATCACGTCGTCGTATTCGAGCAGCCGCTTGCGGATGCCGAAGTTGTTCTCCTCGACCTTGCGCTGCGCGCGTTCGATCGCCTTGGACATCATGCCGGCCTGAATGACTTCTCCCTCCTTGAGACCCATGCGGTCCATCAGACGGGCGATCCTTTCCGAGCCGAACAGCCGCATCAGATTGTCCTCGAGCGATACGAAGAACTGCGACGAGCCCGGGTCGCCCTGACGGCCCGCGCGGCCCCGGAGCTGACGGTCGACGCGCCGCGACTCGTGGCGCTCGGTGCCGATGATCGCCAGACCGCCGGCGGCCTTCACCTCGTCCGACAGCTTGATGTCGGTTCCTCGTCCGGCCATGTTCGTCGCGATGGTGACCTGCGCCCGCTTGCCGGCTTCGGCCACGATCTGGGCCTCCTGCTGGTGCTGCTTGGCGTTCAGTACGTTATGCTTGATTCCGCGTAGCTTCAGCATGCGGCTGAGCAGTTCCGAAATTTCGACCGAGGTCGTGCCGACCAGCACCGGCCGACCCTGCTCGACCAGTTCGACGATCTGGTCGATGACGGCGGCGTACTTCTCCCGCTTGGTCCGGTAGATCAGGTCGTCACGGTCGTCCCGGATGACCGGGCGGTTCGTCGGAATGACGATCACGTCGAGTTTGTAAATATTCCAGAACTCGCTGGCTTCCGTTTCGGCCGTACCGGTCATGCCGGCCAGCTTGTGGTACATGCGGAAATAGTTCTGCAGCGTGATCGTGGCGAAGGTCTGCGTAGCGGCTTCGACTTTCACCCGCTCTTTGGCCTCGATAGCCTGATGCAGTCCGT from Alistipes ihumii AP11 carries:
- the secA gene encoding preprotein translocase subunit SecA; its protein translation is MNLVASLIKLMFGTKSEKDRKLIAPYVEKILAIYPSIEQLSNDELRARSAALKAAVADHIREDEQQIADLKAQLENLDTSLEDKERISKQIDSLTETIDKKIEEKLEEILPEAFAIVKDTARRFKENSEIVVTASDFDRELAASKDFVRIDGDRAVYSNTWTAGGNKITWDMVHYDCQLFGGVVLHKGNIAEMATGEGKTLVATLPVFLNALAGKGVHVVTVNDYLARRDSEWMGPLYEFHGLSVDCIDRHQPNSPARRKAYMADITFGTNNEFGFDYLRDNMSNSPEDLVQRKHHYAIVDEVDSVLIDDARTPLIISGPVPKGDDQMFEQYRGAVENLFNLQRNLVTQLVADAKKLIAEGKNEQGGILLYRAHKGLPKYKPLIKYLSEPGIKSLMQKTENIYMQDNNRRMPEIVDDLYFVIDEKLNSVELQDKGQEVLSKNVNEEKFFVLPDMGSIVADIEKSDMSAEEKAAKKDEALNDYAIKSERLHTVNQLLKAYSMFEKDVEYVIIDNKIKIVDEQTGRIMEGRRYSDGLHQAIEAKERVKVEAATQTFATITLQNYFRMYHKLAGMTGTAETEASEFWNIYKLDVIVIPTNRPVIRDDRDDLIYRTKREKYAAVIDQIVELVEQGRPVLVGTTSVEISELLSRMLKLRGIKHNVLNAKQHQQEAQIVAEAGKRAQVTIATNMAGRGTDIKLSDEVKAAGGLAIIGTERHESRRVDRQLRGRAGRQGDPGSSQFFVSLEDNLMRLFGSERIARLMDRMGLKEGEVIQAGMMSKAIERAQRKVEENNFGIRKRLLEYDDVMNSQREVIYTRRRHALYGERIEVDLNNIMVDFAETFVDTYYDNDTDYEDFKFELIRQVAVQPSFDQNEFTGVKKEVLVGMLVKDFQEAYARRMSAVAATANPVIKNVYEQHAAQYENIYVPVSDGRRVFQIPVNLKKAYESQSKEVYKSFSKIVMLLTIDENWKEHLREMDDLRQSVQNASYEQKDPLLIYKFESYNLFSKMLDKGNREVLSTLFKAFIPVKENPESAMRQQPPVQQPKTDMSRMQTLRSEAAAAAGQADRGKPSPVHVEKKVGRNDPCPCGSGKKYKHCHGRMDA